AGCGCGATCGCGCAGATGGCGGTGTATTTTTCGGTCATTACACCGTGCCTTGCTTTCACCTATTTGCTCCGCGGCGTCGATCTACCGACAATCGCCACATTGCTGCTATTCACGTTTTTCTGGTCGCTAGGGTTGTCGATGGTTGGCATTCTGCTCGCCACCCTGACCACGCAGCGCTTTGTTCAAGTCTTTGTCCTTGTGGGCTTCGTTGGCGGACTGTTATTCATGTTCTATTGCGGCCTATGGCTTGGATACTACGCAGGTTATTACGGCCGCTCGACGTTGTGGGGAGTCGGCAACGAGTTCTGGATCTTCTTGGGCGTGGTCGCGACATTGTATGGCACCTTCTTCGCACTCGCATATTTTGCTGCGGCTGGGATGATTACGTTCACCAGTGAAAACCGCTCGACGCCGCTGCGGGCCTGCATGGCTGTGCAACAGGCGGCTTTTGTCGGCTGGATGGCTGCTGCCTGGATCAGCGACAATTTCGGCCTGGAAGTAGTCCTTGTGATGGCGATCATTTCGGGAATCTACTGGTATGCAATGGGGACAATGCTAACCGCGGAAAGGCCCACTATGTCGCAGCGTGTACGCAGGCGTCTGCCGCAGAGTTTTTTCGGGCGCATGTTTCTCTCCTGGTTTAACCCGGGACCGGCAAGCGGCTACATGTTCGTGATTGCAAACATCACGGCAGTCGCCGTGCTGTGCTTGTTGGCGATCGCGTTCGGCGAGTTCATCGCCTCACGAAGCGGAGGTGGCAGGCCAACGGTGGTCGAGGTCCTCGATGCAATGTTTATTGGGTGGGGGTATGTCGTCGCCTATTTGGGAGTTGGAGTCTTGGCGATTAGCGCCCTGCGGCGAATTGCCACCGTGACCATGTTGGCGAGCGTGCTCATTCATTTGTTGTTGCTGCTTGCGGGCTTTGGAATTCCTTATGCCGTGAAATCGATGTCGCTTGAACTGCGTGAGGCGGATTACAGCTTCCTCCAGGTGACCGACCCGGTCTTTTCGATTTGGCATGTGTTGGATGGCGGCACGACCAGCGACGCCAGCGTGCTGTTGCTCTTAATTCCTGGCGTCGCGATTTGTGTTCTGCTGTTGAACGTTCCGCGAATCATTCGTGAACTTCGCGTGGTGCGCGAAGCGGCGCCGGCACGAGTGCTCCAAGACGAAGCTGAGTTACACCCAACACCAGCGTCACTGCCGCAGAATCCGTGGGACGAACCAGTGTAGTGGAATAACCAGAATTCCGTCACTGTCGAACATGTCGCGTCGTAACGGCTGTACGCAACCTGCTGGCATTGCTTGACCGGATAGGAAACTCGACAAATCATTCGAGTGTAGCGCGCCAGTTTCGACCATTGCGCCGCAGGTCAACACTGGGGGCCTGGATTCGAATGACCTGCACGCCGTACTTTTCGCCACCTTCTGGAATCGGCGAAACAACACCATCAATCGATAGCACGACGCGGGGCTGGTCGACGTTAATGAAGCCCTTGAGTTCGACCGTGTCGCCATGTTCGTCATCACGTCGGACGGAGTTTTCTGCCCGCTTCGAAGGTTCAAACAGGTCGACTCGTTCTGGAAACGGAGGATTGTAAGTCGTTGCTTGGGCGGTGGTCGCCTTCGGGTCAGTAAAGTCCCGCGTCTGACTTGGCTTGGCCGCGACTTTCGAAGGCGCTGGCGCGGTTGGGGCCGGCGTAGTTGGCGGCTGGACAACCGCGGCTTTCTCATCCGTCGGATCGGCGGATGAACTACAGCCACTCAGCAATGCAGCCAGGCCGATCAGAACCAAGTTGATGCGCAGTTTGGGCATAAGCGGCAAGAATCTGTCGTTCTTGAAAATGTAGCTTGCCGCGACACCGCGGCTTTGAGCCTGTGTTGGCGATGCACATTCGCGCACAACACCTTTGTGTGGCGTAACCGTTTTACCGGTTGTAGCGACAATCGCTATCGCGGCGGCGGCCCAGCAGAACTCCGAATGGCCGTTTCGACCGGTGTGTCCACCGGTGCGTTCAGGCTGGATTGGGAAATCGGTGATTCCGTGAAAAGGCCGCCCTTCTTTGGCCGCGACACGATAAAGGCGGACTCGATGGGAGTCACTGTCGGCAGACGGCGCAGGTGACCATTTGCCACTAGGGAGCGGACATGTTCGCTGCGACCTGCGACGCCAAATTGGAACTCGGCCGTCGGAATCTGATGCGCTGACAGCGGCCCTGGCAGCTCAAGACTCGGGGGCGCGGGAAGTGGTTCAGTGGAATTGCCTTTGCTATCAGAATTGCTGTCATTTGGATCGGGCGCATAGAAGCTGTCTTGCGTGGGTGCGCTGCCTGCGGAAGCACGCTCGCCGACGGCAGGTTCATCAATAGCGGGGCCGCCCATCGTTGACGGCACGAATGTGGGACCCGTCGCCGGGTTCACCGTATCACTGGGGTTGTCGCAATTGTCGCAGCCATAGATGGGGTTCATTGGCAGTCGACGGCAGCAAGGAGGGCAGCCTTCGGCCTCTGGAATTTGGTCAAGCCGGCAACCGATAGTCTCGGCAGCGGCCTTCTGCCGGTAGGTTGGCTCATCGGCATACGAGATAATCTCCGGCATAATGAAGACCACGAGCTCGCTTTCACGAACGTCGGTGTCGCGCGACCGGAACAATCGACCAATAACCTTTAGGTCCTTGAGGTATGGCAGACCAGTAAATTCGCCGACGTCTTGTCGGTTCCGCAAGCCGCCGATAACGACAGTCTGGCGATTGGCGACGGTCAGTGTCGTTTGGGCTGAGCTAGTATCGATGATCGGTTGGTTGTCGTTCGGCGTGAAGCCGGTGAGACGGCTGATCTCCGGTTTCACCTCCATGCGGATAACACCTTCCGCGGAAATCTTCGGCTTCACGGTGAGCGTGATGCCGGCCTCTTTGAAGGCCGTCGTACCAATTGAACCACCCTGTTGGGTTTCCGTGAGTTGCTGATAGGGTATTTCGGAGACTTTTTTCAGCACCGCTTCTTCGTTGTCGGAAACGCAAACATTTGGGTCGGCAAGCAGCCGGGCATCTTTTGCTGTTTGAACCAGTCGGGCAACAGTGGTGATATCGAAGTTCCGGCTCAGATTCAAAAAGGTCAGCGTGTTGCCAACGGCCCCAGTGCCAAACGGAACCGTCGTTACGGAATCGACGTCAAACTGGGTTTGAGCGTCACCGTTGCTATCGATGCGACCCTTGATCTTGGGCCGCCAATTGAACCCGATCGCTTCCAGGTCTTGCAGGCTGATATCGTACATAAGCGCCACGATCCTCACCTGTGGCCGCGGACGGTCGACGCGGGCGAGCACCTTCTCGACCATGGTCAAGTTCTCGGCGTAATCCGTAACGAGCAGCTTGTCTTCTTTTTCGAGAACGGCAACGCGGCCCTCTTTGCTCATGACCGCACTGAGCGCCGTTTCCGCTGTTTTCGCTGGAATGTGTTGGGTGCGGAAGTAGCCGACCTCCATGGGCGTGCCGTCGCGGTTCTCGGCCGAGGGAAAGCGGCCGCTGCCGGCGTTTTCCAGGGTCGACACGAAATCGCGAATCATTCTGATGCGATCCGGGAAATCGAGCACGACGATGCTGCGCGCCGATTTTAGCGCCCGCACCTGCCCCTTCGGCGTCACCAGCAACTTGACGCCTTCAACAACTTCGTCGATGTCAGCGTGTTGAACGGGAATCGTCGCCGACTGAAAGAACGGATTCACCTGGCCCAACTCGTTGACGGAACTGATCACCAGGCTCTTGCCGACGGCCCGATAGTTGTAGCCGTTGGAGAGCAGGATCGCGTCGAGGATTTCGCGAAGCGGCGCTTGCTTGAATGAACCGTTCACGTTTCCCTGCAAATCGCCCGCGACGATGTTGATGTTCCACTGCTCACCAATCGTGAACAGTGCCGCATTGAGCGATAACCCATGCAGGTTCAAGTCGCCGGTCCGCTCTAAGGCGACGGCCAGGTCTTCTGTGTCTTTAATCGTTGTCGCAGGAAGTGCTTGCCGAGGCTTGGCGGCTCTGCCGCCGGACGCTGCTGGTGAAACGCCGCTGCGGGTTTGCGGTGCAACGGTGTTTGGTCTAGGAGGGCCGGTTTGGCCTTTCGCAGTGGGCGGGGGATTCGTCGATATCACTTCTTCCGATTGTTGCGCAAATACGACATACGAACCAAGCATCAGCACGACTGTGAGCGCACCGCGAGCGCAGAGTTTTCGGGGCGACGCCCAGACGCATCGCGCGCTGCAAGTTACGCTCCTTCGCGCCATGTGTCCTCCGATGACATCGCCAAAAAACCTATTCCCGCAACCGCTTTGGTTGCACAAACCGAACGGGCGACTATCCCTTGCGTGCCAATGTGAAATACCAGACTTCCATATCGAGCGTTAGAGTTTGCCGGTTCGGACTCGACGGATACATTTCGAGCGACTTGATGTGCATCAGCTTCTTCGAGGCAGCGACACGCTGGATCATATTCTTGAGGCTGGTGCTAGTGCCACTCAGCGAGACGCTTACAGGTCGCCACTCCAACTGAAACTTGGGCCCGCTTGTTGGCTCGGCAGTTTTGGTTTCCGTAGCAGGAGCAAACGGATTCTCACCTGGCTTCCACGACCGCGACGCCGTTGTGCCGACGTTCAGCCGCCGAATATTGCACTCGGTTTCCTTGGCGATGTCGACGAGAACACCGCGCAAGGCCGGCATCGTATCGTCATTAACGGTACGGTCTTCCAATCCTTTCAACTGTCCGAACTTATCGGCCACACGGGCTTCGAAACCCTTGAGCTCCGCGGCGACACTTCGTGCAGAGTCTAGCTCAACGAGCAAATTCTCCTTTTCGTCATGTCCCTCACGGATTGCATCGACCAACGGCATTATTAGCACAAGCCCTACAATAAACGTAACGCCTATGACGATTAGCTTGCGGTAGGGGGATTCACAAAATTTGCGGAGTGCTGGCTCAATCATGGTGGACCTCCTTCTCATTGCGATCGGCAAGGTTTGCCAAGGTTAGCTGCAGCGCGAAGTTCGTGGTTGGCCCCGACGGGCTTTGACCGGCACCGGTTCCTTCCAGAGCGATTTCCGAAATATCGGGAACTTGCTTTAGATAACCGACAAAGTCGTAAACGCTGCTATCGGTATAGCTAGCACCGGCGAGCGAGGCCGTCGCCGCATCATGAATAGTGATCCGGTCGAGCCAGACATCATCGGGCATGCTCTGGCAAAGTCGATTCAGCACTTGTTGCCAGTCCAATAGCGGCAGTTGCTTATCCAAGACGCGAAGTTGGGTCAGTTTGACCTCGGCGGCAGATAGGTTAAGTCTCAATTCCGTCGCACGTGCGCAGACTGGCGCCAGTGAATCTAATTCGTCGCGAACGCTAGCAACCTCACGTGACTGACGGAGGTCGTAGAACAATAGAGTGGCGGCCGCAAAGAGCACAGCAGCAATTGGAATGAGGCTGCGAATCAAGATGGGCCGGATCGGTTCGCGCAGTTGGGCGAGGGCGGTTTCTATTAGATTTGGCCCTTGGTTTTTCGAGGCGTCGGAAAACAGTGCCATTGCGGTGCCAAGCGTGGCGGCGAGGTTGGTGCCGGGCGGCTCGCCAACGTGGCCCCACGGCATGTCGATGTCTGCTGGCTCGAGAACGTGCGTCTGGAGTGCTGGCAGGCGACTAAACTCTTGTTGAGCCCGAGCAACGGCATTGGGGTCGCCGGCCA
Above is a window of Pirellulales bacterium DNA encoding:
- a CDS encoding type II secretion system protein GspD, producing the protein MLGSYVVFAQQSEEVISTNPPPTAKGQTGPPRPNTVAPQTRSGVSPAASGGRAAKPRQALPATTIKDTEDLAVALERTGDLNLHGLSLNAALFTIGEQWNINIVAGDLQGNVNGSFKQAPLREILDAILLSNGYNYRAVGKSLVISSVNELGQVNPFFQSATIPVQHADIDEVVEGVKLLVTPKGQVRALKSARSIVVLDFPDRIRMIRDFVSTLENAGSGRFPSAENRDGTPMEVGYFRTQHIPAKTAETALSAVMSKEGRVAVLEKEDKLLVTDYAENLTMVEKVLARVDRPRPQVRIVALMYDISLQDLEAIGFNWRPKIKGRIDSNGDAQTQFDVDSVTTVPFGTGAVGNTLTFLNLSRNFDITTVARLVQTAKDARLLADPNVCVSDNEEAVLKKVSEIPYQQLTETQQGGSIGTTAFKEAGITLTVKPKISAEGVIRMEVKPEISRLTGFTPNDNQPIIDTSSAQTTLTVANRQTVVIGGLRNRQDVGEFTGLPYLKDLKVIGRLFRSRDTDVRESELVVFIMPEIISYADEPTYRQKAAAETIGCRLDQIPEAEGCPPCCRRLPMNPIYGCDNCDNPSDTVNPATGPTFVPSTMGGPAIDEPAVGERASAGSAPTQDSFYAPDPNDSNSDSKGNSTEPLPAPPSLELPGPLSAHQIPTAEFQFGVAGRSEHVRSLVANGHLRRLPTVTPIESAFIVSRPKKGGLFTESPISQSSLNAPVDTPVETAIRSSAGPPPR